Proteins found in one Larimichthys crocea isolate SSNF chromosome I, L_crocea_2.0, whole genome shotgun sequence genomic segment:
- the cplx1 gene encoding complexin-2 has protein sequence MNFVMKQALGGATKDMGKMLGGEEEKDPDAQKKEEERQEALRQQEEERKAKYAKMEAERENLRQGIRDKYGIKKKEEKEAEAAAAMEQASEGSLTRPKKAVPTGCGDEEEEESIVDTVMKFIPTPLMDMFNKK, from the exons GGGCCACCAAAGACATGGGCAAAATGCtcggtggagaggaggagaaagatcCAGATGctcagaagaaagaagaagaaaggcaaGAGGCGCTGAggcaacaggaggaggagaggaaggccaaatatgcaaaaatggaggcagagagagaaaacctcCGACAGGGCATCAGGGAtaag TATGGCAtcaagaagaaggaggagaaggaagccGAGGCAGCGGCTGCTATGGAGCAGGCCTCCGAGGGCAGCCTCACCCGTCCGAAGAAGGCGGTCCCCACTGGATGCGGcgacgaggaggaagaagagagcaTCGTGGATACGGTCATGAAATTCATCCCGACCCCGCTCATGGATATGTTCAATAAAAAGTAA